From the Lolium rigidum isolate FL_2022 chromosome 2, APGP_CSIRO_Lrig_0.1, whole genome shotgun sequence genome, one window contains:
- the LOC124693176 gene encoding geranylgeranyl diphosphate reductase, chloroplastic, which produces MTSLSSSAATARATFLPSSCRAAPAGGSRRSRLLVARASSSSPKLPAGRRLRVAVVGGGPAGGAAAEALAKGGVETVLIERKMDNCKPCGGAIPLCMVSEFDLPLDLVDRRVTKMKMISPSNVAVDIGRTLAPHEYIGMVRREVLDDYLRTRAQKAGAEVLNGLFLRYEEPKERNGTYTVHYNHYDSSSGKVGGEKRSFEVDAIVGADGANSRVAKDMGAGDYEYAIAFQERVKIPDDKMRYYEERAEMYVGDDVSPDFYGWVFPKCDHVAVGTGTVTHKADIKKFQAATRLRAKDKIEGGKIIRVEAHPIPEHPRPKRVSGRVTLVGDAAGYVTKCSGEGIYFAAKSGRMCAEAIVAGSANGTRLVDESDLRKYLAEFDRLYWPTYKVLDILQKVFYRSNAAREAFVEMCADDYVQRMTFDSYLYKRVVPGNPIEDIKLAVNTIGSLVRATALRREMKNLTL; this is translated from the exons ATGACGTCCCTCTCCTCGTCCGCGGCCACGGCACGCGCCACGTTCCTCCCATCCTCCTGCCGGGCGGCGCCGGCCGGAGGCAGCAGGAGGTCACGGCTCCTCGTGGCTCGCGCGTCGTCATCGAGCCCCAAGCTTCCGGCCGGTCGGCGGCTTCGTGTTGCCGTCGTCGGAGGCGGCCCCGCgggtggcgcggcggcggaggcgctcgCCAAGGGCGGCGTGGAGACGGTGCTCATCGAGCGCAAGATGGACAACTGCAAGCCCTGCGGCGGGGCCATCCCGCTGTGCATGGTGTCCGAGTTCGACCTGCCGCTGGACCTCGTCGACCGGAGGGTCaccaagatgaagatgatctcgCCCTCCAACGTCGCCGTCGACATCGGACGCACCCTCGCCCCGCACGAGTACATCGGGATGGTCAGGCGCGAGGTGCTCGACGACTACCTCCGGACGCGGGCGCAGAAGGCCGGCGCCGAGGTCCTCAATGGCCTCTTCCTAAG GTACGAGGAACCCAAGGAGCGCAACGGCACGTACACGGTGCACTACAACCACTACGACAGCTCCAGCGGCAAGGTGGGCGGCGAGAAGCGTTCGTTCGAGGTTGACGCGATCGTGGGCGCCGACGGCGCCAACTCCCGCGTGGCCAAGGACATGGGCGCCGGCGACTACGAGTACGCCATCGCCTTCCAGGAGCGCGTCAAGATCCCCGACGACAAGATGCGCTactacgaggagcgcgccgagatGTACGTCGGCGACGACGTCTCCCCCGACTTCTACGGCTGGGTCTTCCCCAAGTGCGACCACGTCGCCGTCGGCACCGGCACTGTCACCCACAAGGCCGACATCAAGAAGTTCCAGGCCGCCACCCGCCTCCGCGCCAAGGACAAGATCGAGGGCGGCAAGATCATCCGCGTCGAGGCCCACCCCATCCCCGAGCACCCACGCCCCAAAAG GGTGTCTGGGCGGGTGACGCTGGTGGGCGACGCGGCGGGGTACGTGACCAAGTGCTCCGGCGAGGGGATCTACTTCGCGGCGAAGAGCGGGCGGATGTGCGCGGAGGCGATCGTGGCCGGGTCGGCGAACGGGACGCGGCTGGTGGACGAGAGCGACCTGCGCAAGTACCTGGCGGAGTTCGACCGCCTCTACTGGCCGACCTACAAGGTGCTGGACATCCTGCAGAAGGTGTTCTACCGCTCCAACGCGGCCAGGGAGGCGTTCGTGGAGATGTGCGCCGACGACTACGTGCAGCGGATGACCTTCGACAGCTACCTCTACAAGCGCGTCGTGCCGGGGAACCCCATCGAGGACATCAAGCTAGCCGTCAACACCATCGGCAGCCTCGTCAGGGCCACCGCGCTGCGCAGGGAGATGAAGAACCTCACCTTATGA